Sequence from the Brevundimonas diminuta genome:
CAGTTGCTCGAACGCGAAATACAGGATGACGAGGAAGGCCGCCGCGCCGACCACCGCCGCGATCGGCCGATGACGCAGGCGCCAGAAGACGAAGGCGAACAGCGGGAAGCACAGATAGGCGAACCACTCCGCAGAGATGGACCAGGACGGATGGTTCCAGCCCGCGACCGGCGCCAGCCCCCAGGCGTGAACCATGAAGAGATTGGCGGGCAGCGAGGCCCAGCTCAGCACATTGGCGTCCACGCTCATGCCGGCGAACAGGGCGGCGGCGGCCAGCAGCCCCACGCCGATCAGGGTGGCGATATGCAGCGGATAGACGCGCGCGATCCGCGCCCACAGGAAGCCGCGATACGAGAACCGCTTCTCGCCCGCCGCCGCCAGATAGACGTGGCTGAGGATGAAGCCGGACAGGACGAAGAACAGCTCGACCCCCAGATAGCCCTTGGAAACGAGGCCCGACTGACCGGCGCCCGCCAGGTTTTCCCAGAAACTGTAGACGGCGACCCACATGGCCGCGCCGAAGCGCAGGGCGGTTATGGGGCGAAGATCGGCGGGCGTCTGGACGGGGGTCATGGTCTCACCTTGGCACGTCAGCCTTTTCGAACCGTGAAGGCCCGCAAGGGTTGTGCCCGACCAGACTATCCCGCCCACACGCCATGGAAGCCGGCCGGCAGGGCCACGTCCGCCTGCCAGGTCGCGAGCGGGCCGTCCTCGATCCGCGCCACATCAAAGACGTGCAGTTCGGTGCGCCCGTCCTTTAGATTGACCGACGGTCCGACCAGCCAGGCGTCGCGTTCCGCTGTCGCGCCGGGCTTGGGTACGAAGACCGCCTCCTCGACCACCTGATGCACGCCGAACTCGAAGGCGTGCGAGCGCCCGCTATCCCAGTCGTGGACCGCCAATCCCGTCGGCAACGGACGGCCGCGAGTCTCGCCCGATGTGTGGGCGGTCAAGCTGCGCTTCAGCCCGGCACGGCGCGGGTCGACCTTGGGGAACTCGCCCACGACATCGCTGTACGTCATGTCGGCCCGACCGTCTGGCCGCAAGGTGATCAGAGCCAGTTTCGCCGGATCGCCCGGAACGACCCCATGTCCATCGACAAGCACCTTGGCGCCATCGACCGCGAAGCGCGGATTGCCGCTGGCGGCGACATCGAATCGGACCGTGCCGTCACGCTCGGCCCAGGCGTCGCCGAGGTGGAAGTGGAAGAAGCCCGGCAGGTCATAGAGGCGGCGCTTGGACAGGTCGTCCTTGTCCAGCACCAGGACCTGGGTCCCCATCTCCGGTCGCCAGGCCAGTCCTGCAGTCACCGGCATGGCGTGGGTCGTGAACACCCAGGGCTGGAGCACCAGGATCACGTGCCGGTCGGTGGCGGTGAAGTCGTGCATATAGCTGGCGCGCGGCAGGGGCACGACCTGGGCGTCGCTCAGGCTGCGATCCGGGCGCAGATGCCAGATGACGGCCTGACCGCCCGCCGACCCCACGTTCCAGATCGAGCCGTCGGGGGCGTAGCGCGGATGAGCCTGGAACGGCATGCCCTCCAGGTCATCCCGCAGAGTGATGAAATTGCGCGTCGACAGGTCCGACGCCGACAGGGCCAGGGGCGATCCCGCCTCCCACAGCGCCCAGACCTGATCGCCGGCGACCATGACGGCGGTGTTGGCGGCGTTGGCGTCGTCGTTCGAGCCGATGCGGGCGCGCGCGTCGCCCTTGGTGCTAAAACCCGGCGTGACCACGGCGCCCAGTTCCGTTTCGGTGCGGCGTTTGGGCGTGTCGGCGAACCGCGCTTCCAGCGTCGCCTGTCCGTCCTGGATGCGGAAGGCGCGCATCATGCCGTCGCCGTCGAACCAGTGGGTCGCCGACCCGCCCGGCCGCCGGAACTTGGCCGGTCCGTTGCGATAGAGCGCGCCCTGCAGCCCGGTCGGCGCCCGGCCGTGGGCCAGGCGCATCGTCCGGCGCGCGATGTCGCCTTCGACGTCCTGGGTCGCCAGCGCCCAGTCGGCCTTCGTCGCGGCGACGGCGTCCAGGGCGGCGGCGGCGCGGACCATTTCGGGCGTGGCCACGGCGGCCGAGAGGGCGGCGGCGCCCATTAGGAAGGAACGGCGTGAGGGGATCATGATCGAACTCCGGCTTTCGTCGCTTACTTCAGATCGATCGACTGGGTCGTCGCGCCGGCGGCGGCGAACTTGGCGCGCTCCCAAGACGCCGGACCCATGTTGCCGACAGCGTTGTTGGAGAAGGCGAACGGCTCGACCGGCATGCCGAAGGGATTGGTGTTCATCTTGCCGTCGCCGTTCAGGTCGTGGAAGGCGCGCACCGCATAGTCGCCGTCGGGCAGGCCGTCGAAGGTGATGCTGGTCTGGCCGGCGGAGACATCCAGCATGGCGACCTGGGCCAGCTGACCCTCGCCGCCATAGTTGGCCTCGCTGTTGAAGACGGCGACCATGATCTGGCCTTGGGGCGCGGCGCTCGGGAAGGCGACGGTCAGGTCGGCGGCGAAGGCTGGCGCGGCCGGCGCCGCAACGGTGAGGGCGGCGGCGAGAGTGAGAACGGGAGCGATGGCGGCGACGGTCTTCATGACGGCGTGTCCTGTGTCAGCGAGAGGACCGACGACCGGCCCTCGATGACCAGACCGTGCCGCCATCCCCTGCCCTCCGCCACCGCGCTTGCGGCGATGCACGGTCGCTGTTCGCGAATGAACAGGCATGGGCGTTGGCGAAGCGCGAACGCACACCGCCCGCCGCGTCGTGTCCGGCCTGAAAAAGAAAAGGCCCGGAACCTGAGTTCCGGACCTTGGTCTCTTCGTGCTCGCGACAGGAACTAGTCCAGCGTGCGCTTGATCTCTTCGACCGTGAAGCACTCGATGTAGTCGCCTTCCTTAATGTCTTGGAAGCCCTGGAACTGCATGCCGCACTCCTGGCCCGAAGGCACCTCGTTGACCTCGTCCTTGAAGCGCTTGAGCGTGTTGAGCACGCCCAGTTCCAGCACCACCACGTCGTCGCGGATGATGCGGACGCGCGCGCCCTTGCGCACGACCCCTTCGGTGACGCGGCAGCCCGCGATCTTGCCGATCTTGGAGATGTCGAAGACCTGAAGCACCTGAGCGTTGCCCAGGAAGGTTTCGCGTTGCAGCGGAGCCAGCATGCCCGAAAGCACGCCCTTCATGTCGTCCAGCAGGTCGTAGATGATCGAGTAGTAGCGGATCTCGACCCCTTCACGCTCGGCCAGATCGCGCGCCTGTTTCGAGGCGCGGACGTTGAAGCCGAGGATCGGCGCGCCGGCCGACTTGGCCAGGTTGACGTCGCTCTCGGTGATGCCGCCGGCGCCGGAATAGACGATCCGGGCGCGGACCTCGTCGTTGCCCATCTTCTCCAGCGAGGCGGAGATGGCTTCGCCCGAGCCCTGCACGTCGGCCTTGATGACCACCGGCAGTTCGCTGATCTTCTTGGAGCCGAGCTTGGCCATCATATCGACCAGCGACACCGAGCCGCCCGAGACCTGGGCCTTCTCGCGCTTCACCCGCTGACGGTATTCGGTCAGCTCGCGGGCGCGGGCCTCGGAATCCACCACGGCGAAGACATCGCCGGGAGACGGCGCCTCGTCCAGACCCAGGATTTCGACCGGAACCGACGGACCGGCTTCGGTCAGCTGCTCGTTGCGCTCGTTCAGCAGGGCGCGAACCTTGCCCCACGATCCGCCGGCGACGACGATATCGCCGCGCTTCAGCGTGCCGCGCTTGACCAGCACGGTGCCGACCGGACCGCGTCCCTTGTCCAGCTTGGCCTCGATGACCACACCCTCGGCCGAACGATCGGCGTTGGCGCGCAGGTCCATGACCTCGGCCTGGATTAGAATGGCTTCCAGCAGGCCGTCGAGGTTCATCCGCTCCTTGGCCGAAACCTCGATGATCTGGGTGTCGCCGCCCAGGCTTTCGGCGATGACTTCGTACTGCAGCAGCTCGTTGACGACCTTCTGCGACGTGGCGCCGGGCTTATCCATCTTGTTGACCGCCACGATCAGGGGCGCGTTGGCCGCCTTGGCGTGTTGGATGGCTTCGATGGTCTGCGGCATGACGCCGTCATCGGCGGCGACGACCAGGACCACGATGTCGGTCACATTGGCGCCGCGCGCCCGCATGGCCGAGAAGGCGGCGTGACCCGGGGTGTCCAGGAAGGTGACCTTCTGGTCGTCCGGCAGGCGAACCTGATAGGCGCCGATGTGCTGGGTGATGCCGCCGGCTTCGCCGCCTGCGACGTCGGTCGTGCGCAGGGCGTCGAGCAGCGAGGTCTTGCCGTGGTCGACGTGGCCCATGATGGCCACGACCGGCGCGCGGGTGTCGGAGGCGTCTGCATCGTCGGCCTCGCCCAGGAAGCCGGTTTCGATGTCGGATTCAGAGACGCGCTTGACGGCCATGCCGAACTCTTCGGCCACCAGTTCGGCGGTGTCGGAATCGATCACGTCGTTGATCTTCATCATCAGGCCCTGCTTCATCAGGAACTTGATGATGTCGACGCCGCGCACGGCCATCCGGTTGGACAGCTCCTGCACGGTGATGACGTCGGGAATGACGACTTCGCGCGGACGGTTGGGCGCATCGGTCGAGCCGCCCTTGCGCTTTTCCTTCTCGCGTTCGCGGGCGCGGCGGACCGAGGCCAGCGAGCGCATCCGCTCGGCGGCGTCGCCGTCGCCGACCACGGACTGGATGGTCATGCGGCCTTCGCGGCGCTTGGGCTCGCCGCGCGTGCGGCTGACCGCCTTGCCAGCGTCGGAGAAACGCTTCTCGCGATCGTCGTCACGACCGGCCGGACGGCCGAAGCCGGCGCCGGGGGCGCGGGCCGGACGCAGAACATTGGCCTCGGCCGGCGGAGCGTTCGGGGCGGCGCGACCGCCGGGCCCGGTGCGGGGACCGCCCGGACGCGCGGCGCCGGGCGCCGGACGCGGATTCAGGGCCGAATAGCGAACGGGCTCGGCCGGCTTGGCGCCCTGCGGACGCTGGCCGCCAGGGCCGGAACGGGCGCCCTGCGGACGATCGCCTTGCGGGCGATCGCTCTGCGGACGGTCCGAATAGGCGCGATCGCCGCCGCCCATCGCCTGCTCGCGGGCCGAACGGCCGCCGAAGGCCGGACGCTCGGGCGCAGCGCGTTGGGGATTGCCGGGCTTGGGCACGCGCTGGCCGAAGTTGACCACCGGGCGAGCCGGAGCGGCCGGACGAGCGGGAGCGGGAGCGGGTGTCGGAGCCGGCGCGGCGGGCGCGGGGGTCGGCGCGGCAGCGACCGGCGCGGCCGGCTTGGGCGCGGGCTTGGCCGGCGCGGCGGGCGCAGCGGCCGTCAGCTTGGCGGCTTCGGCGCGGGCGGCTTCTGCGGCGGCCTTGGCGGCGGCGGCCTCGTCACGGGCGGCCTGGGCGGCGCGCTCGGTGGCGGCGGCCTGCTCGCGGGCGGCGGCGTCTGCAGCGGCCTTGGCGGCGGCTTCGGCTGCGGCCTTGGCGGCGTTCGCCTGGGTGGCCAGGGCGATGGCGCGGCGGCGCGCTTCCTGCTCCTCGGCCGACAGGGCGCCGCCGGCGGGTTGCGACGGACGCGGACCTTGCGGACGCGGCGCCTGAGCGGCCTGTTGAGGACGTGCTACGTCGAAGCCCTGCGGGCGTTGCGGCCCGCCGGCGCCGGCGCGGCGCTTGGTCTCGACCACCACCGTCTTGGATCGGCCATGGCTGAAGCTCTGCTTCACGGTGCCGGTCGGCACCGATCCCACAACGCGCGGCTTCAGGCTCAGCGGAGCGCGCGGCCCCGTCTGGGACGGCGTGCCGCCCGTGTTGCCCTGGCCTTGGTTGGTCTTGTCGTTTTCGTCGCTCATCCGGTCGCTTTACTCGGGGCGGAAAGGCCCGCCGTCCTCATCTAATACCCATGAACGACCGTGAGCCCGTCTCCGCCCTTGGAGACAGGCCCTCGGCCGCTAAAATCCTCAGCTCGCCCCACCGTGATCAAAATCAGTCGGGGCTGCTCCCGCCGATCCGTCCTCGACACTGGAAACATCCCAGTGAGGGGGGCGAAGCGGCCGAAATCCAGCCAGTCGTTCGACCTCGATGGTCCACCGATCGGCGCGTCCGCCCGCAAGCAGGACGGCGTGTATCGCATTTTCCAGCCCAAGGGCCAAACTCAAATCGTCCGCCGTGAACGCGCCGCAGATCTTGGCGGTCTGATGACGGGCCAGGGCGAGGATCTTTCCGCGCCCGTCGGCCGAGCCGTCGGCGGCTTCCAGCACCCAGGCCGCCTTGCCCGCACGCAGGCTCGCCGCGGTTTTCTCGAAGCCGGATATAAGAACGCCTTCGCGCCGGGCAAGACCCAGCTGGTCGAGACAGCGCCTTGCCAGCAGCCGTTCGACGACATCGGCCAGGTCGGCCGGGGCGGTCAATTTGGTCTTGGCCGCGCGGGTGAAGCCGTTCTTTTTGACCGCCGCCTCGACCGAGGCGCGGCTGGCTTCGACCCACAGGCCGCGTCCGGGCAGTTTCCTGCCCAGGTCGGGGACCACCTGGCCATCGGGCCCGGCGACGAAACGGATCAGGCGAGATTCGTCCATGACCTCGTGAGAGACGAGGTCCCGGCGTTCCCTATCGATCGTTGCGTCGCGCAAGCTCATATGTGGCCAGGTCTCCCATCACGCGTTCGACGGTTCGGCGTCGGACTCTTCGCCCTCGACCGTGTCGTCTTCGGCAGGCGCGTCGCCGAACACCTGATCCGGATCGTATTCGCCCTCGGCGTAATCGCCCTCGTCTTCGTACTCTTCCGGCTCGGGCTGCGGCAGTTCCGAAGCGTCGATCCAGCCGGCGGCGACGCGGGCCTGCAGGATCAGCAACTCGGCGTCTTCCTGCGCCAGGTTGAAGCTTTCCAGAACGCCGGGGACCTTCACCCGCTCGCCGTTCTTGACCTCATAGCCGCCGCGGATTTCGTCGGTGGCCAGGTCAGCCAGATCCTCGACCGTCTTCACACCGCCTTCGCCCAGGGCGACGGCCATGGGCAGGGTCACGCCCGGCACCTG
This genomic interval carries:
- a CDS encoding carotenoid oxygenase family protein produces the protein MIPSRRSFLMGAAALSAAVATPEMVRAAAALDAVAATKADWALATQDVEGDIARRTMRLAHGRAPTGLQGALYRNGPAKFRRPGGSATHWFDGDGMMRAFRIQDGQATLEARFADTPKRRTETELGAVVTPGFSTKGDARARIGSNDDANAANTAVMVAGDQVWALWEAGSPLALSASDLSTRNFITLRDDLEGMPFQAHPRYAPDGSIWNVGSAGGQAVIWHLRPDRSLSDAQVVPLPRASYMHDFTATDRHVILVLQPWVFTTHAMPVTAGLAWRPEMGTQVLVLDKDDLSKRRLYDLPGFFHFHLGDAWAERDGTVRFDVAASGNPRFAVDGAKVLVDGHGVVPGDPAKLALITLRPDGRADMTYSDVVGEFPKVDPRRAGLKRSLTAHTSGETRGRPLPTGLAVHDWDSGRSHAFEFGVHQVVEEAVFVPKPGATAERDAWLVGPSVNLKDGRTELHVFDVARIEDGPLATWQADVALPAGFHGVWAG
- the infB gene encoding translation initiation factor IF-2; amino-acid sequence: MSDENDKTNQGQGNTGGTPSQTGPRAPLSLKPRVVGSVPTGTVKQSFSHGRSKTVVVETKRRAGAGGPQRPQGFDVARPQQAAQAPRPQGPRPSQPAGGALSAEEQEARRRAIALATQANAAKAAAEAAAKAAADAAAREQAAATERAAQAARDEAAAAKAAAEAARAEAAKLTAAAPAAPAKPAPKPAAPVAAAPTPAPAAPAPTPAPAPARPAAPARPVVNFGQRVPKPGNPQRAAPERPAFGGRSAREQAMGGGDRAYSDRPQSDRPQGDRPQGARSGPGGQRPQGAKPAEPVRYSALNPRPAPGAARPGGPRTGPGGRAAPNAPPAEANVLRPARAPGAGFGRPAGRDDDREKRFSDAGKAVSRTRGEPKRREGRMTIQSVVGDGDAAERMRSLASVRRAREREKEKRKGGSTDAPNRPREVVIPDVITVQELSNRMAVRGVDIIKFLMKQGLMMKINDVIDSDTAELVAEEFGMAVKRVSESDIETGFLGEADDADASDTRAPVVAIMGHVDHGKTSLLDALRTTDVAGGEAGGITQHIGAYQVRLPDDQKVTFLDTPGHAAFSAMRARGANVTDIVVLVVAADDGVMPQTIEAIQHAKAANAPLIVAVNKMDKPGATSQKVVNELLQYEVIAESLGGDTQIIEVSAKERMNLDGLLEAILIQAEVMDLRANADRSAEGVVIEAKLDKGRGPVGTVLVKRGTLKRGDIVVAGGSWGKVRALLNERNEQLTEAGPSVPVEILGLDEAPSPGDVFAVVDSEARARELTEYRQRVKREKAQVSGGSVSLVDMMAKLGSKKISELPVVIKADVQGSGEAISASLEKMGNDEVRARIVYSGAGGITESDVNLAKSAGAPILGFNVRASKQARDLAEREGVEIRYYSIIYDLLDDMKGVLSGMLAPLQRETFLGNAQVLQVFDISKIGKIAGCRVTEGVVRKGARVRIIRDDVVVLELGVLNTLKRFKDEVNEVPSGQECGMQFQGFQDIKEGDYIECFTVEEIKRTLD
- a CDS encoding DUF2141 domain-containing protein produces the protein MKTVAAIAPVLTLAAALTVAAPAAPAFAADLTVAFPSAAPQGQIMVAVFNSEANYGGEGQLAQVAMLDVSAGQTSITFDGLPDGDYAVRAFHDLNGDGKMNTNPFGMPVEPFAFSNNAVGNMGPASWERAKFAAAGATTQSIDLK
- a CDS encoding RNA-binding protein; protein product: MSLRDATIDRERRDLVSHEVMDESRLIRFVAGPDGQVVPDLGRKLPGRGLWVEASRASVEAAVKKNGFTRAAKTKLTAPADLADVVERLLARRCLDQLGLARREGVLISGFEKTAASLRAGKAAWVLEAADGSADGRGKILALARHQTAKICGAFTADDLSLALGLENAIHAVLLAGGRADRWTIEVERLAGFRPLRPPHWDVSSVEDGSAGAAPTDFDHGGAS